The following coding sequences are from one Lolium rigidum isolate FL_2022 chromosome 6, APGP_CSIRO_Lrig_0.1, whole genome shotgun sequence window:
- the LOC124665721 gene encoding protein argonaute 4B-like — MEYITIKYSVENCCNGSPGNDNPLGSDRKRANMPYQTETFMVELCFVAKIPVSAIAMALKEVRNWSTPPSRAAG; from the exons ATGGAGTACATCACAATCAAGTACAGCGTCGAG AACTGCTGCAATGGAAGCCCTGGAAATGACAATCCTCTTGGAAGTGACAGGAAAAGAGCCAATATGCCATATCAGACTGAAACATTTATGGTGGAGCTGTGCTTTGTAGCTAAAATTCCTGTGAGTGCCATTGCAATGGCACTGAAAGAGGTTAGGAATTGGAGCACTCCACCAAGCA GGGCTGCCGGTTAG